From the Helicobacter sp. MIT 05-5293 genome, one window contains:
- a CDS encoding colanic acid biosynthesis glycosyltransferase WcaL, whose product MKQHNNPSPQESHSSVQQKAQNILHYLQCLALNLSTISSKPQLDATIKEFQCLHHKDFESALYLDTEDLALYNALLLQITQGLRDKIFEVLMQGHICAVEYLNLYMLFAATPHLKADERFEVFIQMAQNALFGEGASDVENAMLLELLILSKILSYPHEMLQKVLKEYIGLISLLDINLPSSLAHSQFIVERFEALGVSMELFLESVRFTLQEEYYFALTPMRRRSVLNWQLHCFWNVSHFFNHPSWLTLYALWKHLFYTLLDKSYELQYLDEAMYLQFFMYHMCGNNYHHQAQWRVFCDEIDRVGASYYEKFAKTQGIYHRFESSPSRKAKKRIGILRDRLVANSPYKVEYSLLKNLLHDEEFSQEYEVRIYTMKLLEKSDDDPVVIKYYQDLGVSIVDVVSHLNLQGFYNSHLQKALAIKEAIHKDCIDILISPNNGYGISDFILASRSAKVQIYYSHGNFVYDIPQIDARITHICQNKLKLTCEGYEFLGVPVKMDDRFYNPPVPLEFIKTHRAKFPDEMKIVGTIGRLTKLDSLEYWQCVVKIMQAYPQSIYLACGNGNVRTIEEKITQCFEDSQQAYIFLKRIYFAGYVDSAIYGHLIDVWLDSFPLEQGESRIEYTAKGGIDLVMSKESQDEREKRIASWLEQWYHNDQTTKQEFYSLVTQEQLSLVAFSLEDYVSKAINLLRLSPDDLSRLKHIRARIKSIFDQYRSELGVNAFKQILKDFDNVDKE is encoded by the coding sequence ATGAAACAACACAACAATCCATCACCACAAGAATCTCACTCTTCTGTCCAACAAAAAGCTCAAAATATTTTGCATTATTTGCAGTGTTTAGCTTTAAATCTTAGCACCATTTCTTCAAAGCCCCAACTTGATGCCACTATTAAAGAATTTCAATGCTTGCACCATAAAGATTTTGAATCTGCTCTCTATCTTGATACCGAAGATTTAGCTCTATATAATGCGCTTTTATTGCAAATCACGCAGGGTTTGAGAGACAAAATTTTTGAAGTTTTAATGCAAGGGCATATTTGCGCTGTCGAATATTTAAATCTTTATATGCTTTTCGCTGCTACCCCTCATTTAAAAGCCGATGAGCGTTTTGAAGTGTTTATCCAAATGGCTCAAAATGCTTTGTTTGGGGAAGGTGCAAGCGATGTAGAGAATGCAATGCTTTTAGAGCTTTTGATTCTTTCTAAGATTCTCTCTTATCCTCATGAAATGCTCCAAAAGGTATTAAAAGAATATATCGGACTTATTTCGCTTTTGGATATTAATCTCCCAAGCTCTCTTGCTCATTCTCAATTCATTGTCGAACGTTTTGAGGCACTAGGTGTGAGTATGGAATTATTTTTAGAATCTGTCCGTTTTACCCTACAAGAAGAATATTATTTTGCCCTTACACCGATGAGAAGGCGAAGCGTGCTTAATTGGCAGCTACATTGTTTTTGGAATGTTTCACATTTTTTTAATCACCCCTCTTGGCTCACGCTTTATGCGCTGTGGAAGCATTTGTTTTATACGCTTTTAGACAAAAGCTACGAACTGCAATATCTTGATGAAGCGATGTATCTACAATTTTTTATGTATCATATGTGTGGCAATAACTATCACCATCAAGCCCAATGGAGAGTTTTTTGTGATGAGATTGACAGAGTGGGTGCGAGTTATTATGAAAAATTTGCTAAAACACAAGGCATTTATCATCGTTTTGAATCTTCGCCTTCACGCAAAGCAAAAAAGCGTATAGGTATTTTACGCGATCGTTTAGTGGCAAATTCTCCCTACAAGGTCGAATATAGTCTTTTAAAAAACCTACTCCACGATGAAGAATTTTCTCAAGAATATGAGGTCAGAATCTACACAATGAAGCTTCTTGAGAAAAGTGATGATGATCCTGTAGTGATCAAATATTATCAAGATTTAGGGGTAAGCATTGTTGATGTTGTTTCACATTTGAATCTGCAAGGATTCTATAATTCGCATTTGCAAAAAGCCTTAGCCATTAAGGAGGCGATCCACAAAGATTGTATTGATATTTTAATCAGCCCCAATAATGGCTATGGTATCAGTGATTTTATTTTGGCATCACGTAGCGCAAAAGTGCAGATTTATTATTCTCATGGCAATTTTGTCTATGACATTCCTCAAATTGATGCGAGAATCACGCATATTTGTCAAAATAAACTGAAATTGACTTGCGAGGGGTATGAATTTTTAGGAGTGCCTGTTAAGATGGACGATAGATTCTATAATCCCCCTGTGCCTTTAGAATTTATCAAAACCCATCGTGCAAAATTTCCTGATGAGATGAAAATCGTTGGCACAATCGGTCGCCTTACAAAACTTGATTCTTTAGAATATTGGCAATGTGTGGTAAAGATTATGCAAGCTTATCCTCAAAGCATTTATTTAGCGTGTGGCAATGGCAATGTGCGCACCATTGAAGAAAAAATCACACAATGTTTTGAAGATTCTCAACAAGCTTATATTTTTTTGAAGAGAATTTATTTTGCTGGTTATGTGGATAGTGCTATTTATGGACATTTGATTGATGTGTGGCTTGATAGTTTCCCCTTAGAGCAAGGAGAATCTCGCATTGAATACACTGCTAAGGGCGGGATTGATCTCGTGATGAGTAAAGAAAGCCAAGATGAGCGAGAGAAGAGAATCGCATCGTGGCTAGAGCAATGGTATCATAATGATCAAACAACAAAGCAAGAGTTTTATAGTCTTGTTACGCAAGAACAGCTGTCTTTAGTAGCGTTTTCTCTGGAAGATTATGTCAGTAAAGCTATCAATTTGCTGCGCCTTTCGCCTGATGATTTATCGCGTTTAAAGCACATAAGGGCGCGTATCAAGAGTATTTTTGATCAATACAGAAGTGAGCTAGGCGTGAATGCTTTTAAACAGATCCTTAAAGATTTTGATAATGTGGATAAAGAATAA
- a CDS encoding capsular biosynthesis protein, protein MSSKSILVLAAANIATCPRAMAMIEILKSHYAVSCMGIDSDDGTQMLPPPQQRIPTFSYPAYQKRNTFQELCLWGNVALRRWQRLSLITNRLKIVEHLKSHFYDCVICHDLLLLPVLYKGLEESRRLDLTKVFFDAREFYPLQNTSSLRWRLLFKAFNESLVRDFASRADMMVSVSPTFCELYKRQFGLNVHLLMSLPPYYALMPKPTNGNKIKILYHGALNQNRGIDELIEICKYLDARFSIDFIFTGGEKAYRDKIESKIKRYMAQGKQVRILPPVSLREIVLMGNAYDIGLIYIPPHNHNLLATLPNKFFEYIQSRLALCFPPIPSLIPFVEKYQMAVVAENFSIKSLALALASLDVSQIDKMKESSHKASLELQREKNEEKILTMIKDLLQE, encoded by the coding sequence ATGAGTTCTAAAAGCATATTAGTTCTCGCTGCCGCAAATATCGCAACTTGTCCTCGCGCAATGGCAATGATAGAGATTCTGAAATCTCACTATGCAGTAAGCTGTATGGGGATTGATAGTGATGATGGCACACAAATGCTTCCCCCCCCCCAGCAGAGAATCCCAACCTTTAGCTATCCTGCTTACCAAAAACGCAATACTTTTCAAGAATTATGTTTGTGGGGTAATGTGGCTTTAAGACGTTGGCAGAGACTTAGTCTTATTACCAATCGCTTGAAAATTGTCGAGCATCTCAAGTCGCATTTTTATGATTGTGTGATTTGTCATGATTTATTGTTGTTACCTGTTTTGTATAAAGGGCTTGAGGAAAGTAGGCGTTTGGATTTGACAAAAGTCTTTTTTGATGCAAGAGAATTTTATCCTTTGCAAAATACAAGTTCTTTGCGATGGAGACTACTCTTTAAGGCTTTTAACGAATCGCTAGTGCGTGATTTTGCTTCCCGTGCTGATATGATGGTAAGCGTCTCGCCGACATTTTGCGAATTATACAAGCGTCAGTTTGGCTTAAATGTGCATCTTTTAATGAGCTTGCCTCCCTACTATGCACTTATGCCCAAACCTACAAATGGGAACAAAATCAAGATTCTCTATCATGGCGCACTCAATCAGAATCGCGGGATAGATGAGCTAATAGAGATTTGCAAGTATCTTGATGCGCGTTTTAGTATTGATTTTATTTTCACAGGCGGAGAGAAAGCCTATCGCGACAAGATAGAATCTAAAATTAAACGCTATATGGCGCAAGGCAAACAAGTGAGAATCTTGCCTCCTGTGAGTTTGAGAGAAATCGTGCTAATGGGCAATGCTTATGATATAGGCTTAATTTACATTCCTCCGCACAATCACAATCTCCTTGCTACTTTGCCCAATAAGTTTTTTGAATATATACAATCACGACTAGCTCTTTGTTTCCCCCCAATCCCTTCATTGATACCTTTTGTCGAAAAATATCAAATGGCAGTTGTGGCGGAAAATTTTAGTATCAAATCACTCGCCCTTGCTTTGGCATCTTTAGATGTTTCACAGATTGATAAAATGAAAGAATCCTCACATAAGGCATCTTTAGAGCTTCAGCGTGAAAAAAATGAAGAGAAGATTCTGACAATGATAAAAGATTTGCTACAAGAATAA
- the ileS gene encoding isoleucine--tRNA ligase, protein MDYKNTLILPETDFPMRGNLPQNEPKTYQRWQAQHLYQDLKSRNRDSHTSFNLHDGPPYANGHLHIGHALNKILKDIIVKYHFFKGDNIRYTPGWDCHGLPIEQQVEQKIGKEKKDNLPKEKIRELCREHARKFIEIQSQEFQALGVVGDFENPYKTMEFSFEAQIYRTLCQVAKEGLLAQRSKPIYWSWACQTALADAEVEYQDKVSDSIFVAFTLSPEALKKLQIQEGKIIIWTTTPWTLPANVGIAVNPDEKYILTDDGYIVAKALHARLVENLGIGMVCKEINPKDLERLKAINPLNGRDSLIVLGEHVSMNDGTGAVHTAPGHGEDDYYVGLKYDLEVIMPVDDEGRFSSLIESMGLIPKESVGEIIGRNIFDAQPKILELLGNALLKHSKITHSYPHCWRSHQPVIYRATTQWFILMDEPFYKGKTLKEIALEELDKVRFYPHNGKNRIYSMVQNRPDWCISRQRDWGVPIAFFIDKNTQKILLDEEVLEYLANIFEKEGCDVWWSKDIQSLLPSSHQHLAPQLEKSKHILDVWFDSGSTWNAVLGEDNPIYDAGAHPASMYLEGSDQHRGWFQSSLLLSCAVAKKAPYETILTHGFTFDKNGEKMSKSKGNVIAPAEIIKTQGSEILRLWVALSHYQSDQNISDDILRQVGEQYRKIRNTIRFLLANTQDLEKFVAKNELGVIDRWILQCCDEVFEEAYRYFDEYEFAKAFQIVMNFITNELSGIYLDLCKDSLYCDDKDSVSRRAIQSAIVLVARRLLHFIAPVLTYTADEAMSYASKLIKADMRDIFELRRFRCEEVFSLEVKEDFGHLLAIREKFTEILDHLKKQKVIKSSLELIVYTAEESEMDMLAQWLIVSQVKNQRPNSESLGDFVLENGERFEIYRAEKQRCERCWQFVADESDICSRCANVLKNQGILK, encoded by the coding sequence ATGGATTATAAAAACACTTTAATTTTGCCAGAGACGGATTTCCCAATGAGAGGGAATCTCCCACAAAATGAACCCAAAACTTACCAAAGATGGCAAGCACAGCATTTGTATCAAGATCTTAAATCTCGTAATCGTGATTCTCACACATCGTTTAATTTGCATGATGGTCCTCCTTATGCGAATGGGCATTTGCATATCGGACATGCGCTCAACAAGATTCTTAAAGATATTATTGTCAAATATCATTTTTTTAAAGGGGATAATATCCGTTATACGCCCGGTTGGGATTGTCATGGATTGCCTATTGAGCAACAAGTCGAGCAAAAAATAGGTAAAGAAAAAAAAGATAACTTGCCTAAAGAAAAAATCCGTGAGCTTTGTCGTGAGCATGCAAGGAAATTTATCGAGATTCAGTCGCAAGAATTTCAAGCTTTGGGTGTTGTGGGGGATTTTGAGAATCCTTACAAAACAATGGAGTTTAGTTTTGAAGCGCAGATTTATCGCACATTATGCCAAGTAGCCAAAGAAGGTTTGCTTGCACAGAGGAGTAAGCCTATTTATTGGAGTTGGGCTTGTCAGACAGCTTTAGCAGATGCTGAAGTCGAATATCAAGATAAGGTATCAGATTCTATTTTTGTTGCTTTTACACTAAGTCCAGAGGCTTTAAAAAAGCTTCAGATTCAAGAGGGAAAAATCATCATTTGGACGACTACGCCTTGGACATTGCCTGCAAATGTGGGGATTGCGGTCAATCCTGATGAGAAATATATCTTGACAGACGATGGCTACATTGTAGCAAAAGCCTTGCATGCTAGGCTAGTAGAGAATCTCGGTATTGGAATGGTTTGTAAAGAAATCAACCCTAAAGATTTGGAGCGATTAAAGGCGATTAATCCGCTTAATGGGAGAGATTCACTAATCGTGCTTGGTGAGCATGTCAGTATGAATGATGGCACAGGTGCGGTGCATACTGCACCCGGGCATGGTGAAGATGATTATTATGTCGGGCTGAAATATGATTTGGAAGTGATTATGCCTGTCGATGATGAGGGTCGTTTTAGCTCACTTATTGAATCTATGGGGCTTATCCCAAAAGAATCTGTTGGAGAAATCATAGGTAGAAATATTTTTGATGCTCAACCTAAGATTCTTGAGCTTCTTGGGAATGCCTTGCTTAAACACAGCAAAATCACACATAGCTATCCGCATTGTTGGCGATCACACCAGCCTGTGATTTATCGAGCCACCACACAATGGTTTATCTTGATGGACGAACCCTTTTATAAGGGTAAAACTCTTAAAGAGATTGCGTTAGAAGAGCTTGACAAGGTGAGATTCTATCCTCATAATGGCAAGAATAGAATCTATTCAATGGTGCAAAATCGTCCCGATTGGTGTATCTCAAGGCAAAGAGATTGGGGCGTGCCTATTGCTTTTTTTATCGATAAAAACACACAGAAGATTCTGCTTGATGAGGAAGTTTTGGAATATTTGGCAAATATTTTTGAAAAGGAGGGTTGCGATGTGTGGTGGAGTAAGGATATTCAATCACTTCTTCCATCTTCACATCAGCATCTTGCTCCCCAACTTGAAAAAAGCAAGCATATCCTTGATGTATGGTTTGATAGCGGGAGCACTTGGAATGCAGTATTGGGCGAAGATAATCCTATTTACGATGCAGGAGCGCACCCGGCAAGTATGTATTTAGAGGGAAGTGATCAACATCGTGGTTGGTTTCAAAGCTCACTTTTACTTTCTTGCGCGGTTGCAAAAAAAGCTCCCTATGAGACAATTCTTACTCATGGTTTTACTTTTGACAAAAATGGTGAAAAGATGAGCAAAAGTAAGGGAAATGTCATTGCTCCTGCCGAAATTATCAAAACACAAGGAAGCGAGATTCTAAGGCTTTGGGTCGCATTAAGCCATTATCAAAGTGATCAAAATATCAGTGATGATATTCTCCGACAAGTTGGTGAGCAGTATCGTAAAATCCGCAATACGATTCGGTTTTTGCTTGCAAATACGCAAGATTTAGAGAAATTTGTCGCAAAAAATGAGCTTGGCGTGATTGATCGGTGGATTCTGCAATGTTGCGATGAGGTCTTTGAGGAAGCGTATCGGTATTTTGATGAGTATGAATTTGCTAAAGCTTTTCAAATTGTGATGAATTTTATCACAAATGAGCTAAGCGGAATTTATTTGGATTTGTGCAAGGATAGTTTGTATTGTGATGATAAAGATTCTGTCTCTCGCCGAGCGATTCAAAGTGCAATCGTGCTTGTCGCTAGGCGATTGTTGCACTTTATTGCGCCGGTGCTTACTTATACTGCTGATGAGGCAATGTCTTATGCGTCAAAACTCATTAAAGCAGATATGCGAGATATTTTTGAGCTTCGAAGATTCCGATGCGAAGAGGTTTTTTCACTTGAAGTAAAAGAAGACTTTGGGCATTTGTTGGCTATTAGAGAAAAATTTACCGAGATATTAGATCATCTTAAAAAGCAAAAAGTGATCAAATCTTCCCTTGAGTTGATTGTCTATACTGCAGAAGAGAGTGAGATGGATATGCTTGCGCAATGGCTGATTGTTTCACAGGTGAAAAATCAGCGCCCTAATAGTGAATCTTTAGGTGATTTTGTGCTTGAAAATGGAGAAAGATTTGAGATTTATCGAGCAGAAAAACAACGATGTGAAAGATGTTGGCAGTTTGTTGCAGATGAAAGTGATATTTGCTCACGGTGTGCTAATGTGCTAAAGAATCAAGGTATTTTGAAATAA
- a CDS encoding DUF5131 family protein has protein sequence MESTLFTDLISDNSAIQSWNPWHGCFRYSEGCANCFIFSMDSVYGRDTHRVSLNKSFDLPLKRTKNGEYRIKYGTMVYTCFSSDFLLKEADIWRDKAWEIMRIRKDLHFVFFTKRIHRLEQVLPNDWRNGYDNVIIGCSVENQKRADERLPFLLSLPIKHRWIICAPLLEEIHIESYLNGVELVSVGGESGYKSRICRYEWILSLRDQAQKAGISFHFHQTGARFQKEGRLYQIPKKLQTAQAKKANIDL, from the coding sequence ATGGAAAGCACACTTTTTACAGATTTAATATCTGATAATTCTGCTATACAAAGCTGGAATCCGTGGCATGGCTGCTTTAGGTATTCAGAGGGCTGTGCAAATTGCTTTATTTTTAGTATGGATTCTGTCTATGGTCGTGATACACATAGGGTTTCTTTAAATAAAAGCTTTGATTTGCCCCTTAAAAGGACAAAAAATGGAGAGTATAGAATCAAGTATGGGACGATGGTTTATACTTGTTTTAGTAGCGATTTTTTGCTAAAAGAAGCGGATATTTGGCGAGATAAAGCATGGGAGATAATGCGGATTCGAAAAGATCTTCATTTTGTGTTTTTTACAAAACGCATTCATCGTTTGGAACAGGTCTTACCAAATGATTGGAGAAATGGGTATGACAATGTCATTATTGGCTGCAGTGTAGAAAATCAAAAACGCGCCGATGAAAGATTGCCCTTTCTGCTTTCTTTGCCTATCAAACATCGTTGGATTATTTGTGCGCCATTGCTTGAAGAGATTCATATAGAATCTTATCTCAATGGCGTTGAGTTGGTTTCTGTGGGGGGAGAGAGTGGCTATAAATCAAGAATTTGTCGTTATGAGTGGATACTTTCGTTGCGAGATCAAGCACAAAAAGCTGGTATAAGCTTTCATTTTCACCAAACAGGTGCAAGATTCCAAAAAGAAGGTAGGCTTTATCAGATTCCCAAAAAACTCCAAACTGCCCAAGCGAAAAAGGCAAATATTGATCTTTGA
- the groL gene encoding chaperonin GroEL (60 kDa chaperone family; promotes refolding of misfolded polypeptides especially under stressful conditions; forms two stacked rings of heptamers to form a barrel-shaped 14mer; ends can be capped by GroES; misfolded proteins enter the barrel where they are refolded when GroES binds) translates to MASKEINFSDTARNKLYEGIKQLSDAVKVTMGPKGRNVLIQKSYGAPAITKDGVSVAKEIELSDPIANMGAQLVKEVASKTADAAGDGTTTATVLAYSIYKEGLRNITAGANPIEVKRGMDKASQAIIEELKKSSKKVGGKSEIAQVATISANSDENIGALIAEAMEKVGKDGVITVEEAKGINDELSVVEGMQFDRGYLSAYFVTNTDKMTAQLENAYVLLTDKKISNMKEILPLLEATMQSGKPLLIIAEDIEGEALTTLVVNKLRGVLNVSAVKAPGFGDRRKAMLQDIAILTGGQVISEELGKTLENATLADLGSASRIVIDKDNTTIVDGKGKAKDVKDRIAQIKTEIENTTSDYDKEKLQERLAKLSGGVAVIKVGAASEVEMKEKKDRVDDALSATKAAVDEGIVIGGGSALIHAAKKVKLKLEGDEAIGYDIIKRAIKAPLAQIAANAGYDSGVVVNEIEKNAKEGFGFNAATGEYVDMFKEGIIDPLKVTRVALQNAVSVSSLLLTTEATINEIKEDKPAPAMPDMGGMGGMGGMM, encoded by the coding sequence ATGGCAAGTAAAGAAATTAATTTTTCAGACACAGCAAGAAATAAGCTTTACGAAGGTATCAAACAACTTAGCGATGCTGTAAAGGTTACAATGGGACCAAAAGGGCGCAATGTTTTGATTCAAAAAAGCTATGGCGCACCTGCTATTACAAAAGATGGTGTTTCTGTAGCAAAAGAAATAGAACTTTCTGACCCTATCGCAAATATGGGTGCGCAGCTTGTAAAAGAAGTCGCTAGCAAAACTGCTGATGCAGCAGGAGATGGCACAACCACAGCAACGGTTTTAGCTTATAGCATCTATAAAGAAGGTTTGCGCAATATTACAGCAGGTGCAAATCCTATCGAAGTTAAACGCGGTATGGATAAAGCGAGCCAAGCTATCATTGAAGAGCTTAAAAAATCAAGTAAAAAAGTCGGTGGGAAGAGTGAAATCGCTCAAGTTGCTACTATTTCTGCTAATTCAGATGAAAATATCGGTGCGCTTATTGCTGAAGCAATGGAAAAAGTAGGAAAAGATGGTGTGATCACCGTTGAAGAAGCAAAAGGTATCAATGATGAGCTTAGCGTGGTAGAAGGTATGCAATTTGATCGTGGCTATCTCTCAGCATATTTTGTAACCAACACTGACAAAATGACCGCACAGCTTGAAAATGCTTATGTGCTTTTAACTGATAAAAAAATCTCTAATATGAAAGAAATTTTGCCTTTACTTGAAGCAACTATGCAAAGTGGCAAGCCTCTTCTTATCATTGCTGAAGATATTGAGGGTGAAGCTCTTACAACCCTAGTCGTTAATAAATTACGCGGCGTATTAAATGTTTCTGCAGTGAAAGCTCCGGGATTTGGCGATCGAAGAAAAGCAATGCTACAAGATATTGCAATCCTTACAGGCGGACAAGTCATTAGCGAAGAGCTTGGTAAAACTTTAGAAAATGCAACTCTTGCAGACTTAGGAAGTGCTTCTCGAATCGTGATTGATAAAGACAACACAACAATCGTTGATGGAAAAGGTAAGGCAAAAGATGTAAAAGACAGAATTGCACAAATCAAAACAGAGATTGAAAACACTACAAGTGATTATGACAAAGAAAAGCTCCAAGAGCGTTTAGCAAAACTTAGCGGCGGTGTGGCTGTGATTAAAGTAGGTGCAGCAAGCGAAGTTGAAATGAAAGAGAAAAAAGATCGCGTAGATGATGCACTTTCAGCGACAAAAGCGGCTGTCGATGAGGGTATTGTAATTGGTGGTGGTTCGGCACTTATCCATGCTGCAAAGAAAGTCAAGCTCAAACTTGAGGGCGATGAAGCAATTGGCTATGATATTATCAAACGCGCTATCAAAGCTCCATTAGCTCAAATTGCTGCTAATGCAGGGTATGATTCAGGTGTGGTAGTCAATGAAATTGAAAAGAATGCTAAAGAAGGTTTTGGCTTTAACGCTGCAACAGGCGAATATGTAGATATGTTTAAAGAAGGGATTATTGACCCGCTCAAAGTTACACGTGTCGCATTACAAAACGCAGTTTCAGTATCAAGCTTACTCTTAACAACTGAAGCGACCATCAATGAAATTAAAGAAGATAAACCAGCTCCAGCAATGCCTGATATGGGTGGAATGGGCGGTATGGGTGGAATGATGTAG
- the dnaG gene encoding DNA primase: MISKHSIETLKQNLDIVEIIGASIDLKKVGSNYVACCPFHNEKTPSFVVSPVKGFYHCYGCGEGGDAIKFVQKYDQLDFVESIEKIASMIGFTLEYEQSYTKKEDSIVLDELTRFYQKQLLSHKPSLDYLASRHISNASIEKFAVGYCGASFETLNFINASHLNKQEALDFGAIGKDGNREYARFSDRIIFPIYAANGKVVGFGGRTMKESSAKYINSPQSKIFNKSKLLYGYYHAKERIYKQKKIIVCEGYIDVIMLHQAGFDYAVATLGTALTKEHLPLLRKGEPEVILSYDGDNAGINAAFKASKILSENRIEGGVVIFENGADPADMVAQKKITELETLFSRPIPFIEFIFLHIARQFDLKNPLQKEKALIESTQFLNSLSPILQEEYKPFLARLLMLPVNLIGTKHNSTPTPQELFNQHTQDVSEAILIKTLFERHDMIDFVVEYIDSSLFIHYKNEFEILLAQQYESPELLALALNTNIKTLSDLPSLKEHLRLLIMHTYSHLLTQIPYINNIDIQRKGYIINQIKTRIVKLKKGELLPYVSISAF; this comes from the coding sequence ATGATCAGCAAGCATTCTATCGAAACGCTTAAACAGAATCTCGACATTGTTGAGATTATCGGAGCAAGTATTGATTTAAAAAAAGTAGGCAGCAATTATGTGGCTTGCTGTCCTTTTCATAATGAAAAAACGCCCAGTTTCGTTGTTAGCCCAGTCAAAGGTTTTTACCATTGTTATGGGTGTGGTGAAGGTGGCGATGCGATTAAATTTGTGCAGAAATATGATCAATTGGATTTTGTAGAAAGTATCGAAAAAATTGCTTCTATGATAGGTTTTACCCTTGAATATGAACAATCTTACACAAAAAAGGAAGATTCAATTGTTCTTGATGAACTTACACGTTTTTATCAAAAGCAACTTCTGTCTCACAAACCTTCATTGGATTATCTTGCTTCACGACATATTTCCAATGCGAGCATTGAAAAATTTGCTGTTGGGTATTGTGGAGCAAGTTTTGAAACATTGAATTTTATCAATGCTAGTCATCTCAATAAACAAGAAGCACTTGATTTTGGTGCGATTGGTAAAGATGGTAATCGTGAATATGCACGTTTTAGCGATAGAATCATTTTTCCTATTTATGCTGCTAATGGTAAGGTAGTAGGGTTTGGCGGGAGAACGATGAAAGAATCAAGTGCAAAATATATCAATTCCCCGCAAAGCAAAATATTTAATAAATCAAAACTTCTTTATGGGTATTATCATGCTAAAGAGAGAATCTATAAGCAAAAAAAGATCATTGTTTGTGAGGGTTATATTGATGTGATTATGCTTCATCAGGCAGGATTTGATTATGCTGTAGCGACACTTGGCACAGCTTTGACAAAAGAACATCTACCGCTTTTGCGTAAAGGAGAGCCAGAAGTGATTTTGAGCTATGATGGCGATAATGCAGGAATTAATGCTGCCTTTAAGGCTTCAAAGATTCTTAGTGAAAATCGGATAGAGGGTGGAGTAGTGATTTTTGAAAATGGCGCAGATCCAGCAGATATGGTTGCTCAAAAAAAGATCACTGAATTAGAAACTCTATTTTCTCGCCCTATACCTTTTATAGAATTTATTTTTTTGCATATTGCTCGGCAATTTGATTTAAAAAATCCATTGCAAAAAGAAAAAGCACTTATTGAATCTACCCAATTTCTTAATAGCTTGAGTCCTATTTTGCAGGAGGAATACAAACCCTTTCTTGCACGATTGTTGATGTTGCCAGTGAATCTTATCGGGACAAAACATAACTCTACTCCCACGCCACAAGAGTTGTTTAATCAACACACTCAAGATGTATCCGAAGCAATTCTGATTAAAACCTTGTTCGAACGACATGATATGATTGATTTTGTCGTTGAGTATATTGACAGCTCACTTTTTATTCACTATAAGAATGAGTTTGAGATTCTACTTGCTCAACAATATGAATCCCCAGAGCTACTTGCTCTCGCACTTAATACAAATATTAAAACCCTATCTGACTTACCCTCTCTTAAAGAACATTTGCGTTTGTTGATTATGCACACTTATAGTCATTTATTGACACAGATTCCCTATATTAATAACATTGATATACAACGCAAAGGATACATTATTAATCAGATAAAAACACGTATTGTAAAACTCAAAAAAGGAGAATTATTGCCTTATGTTAGCATTAGCGCTTTTTAG